The following proteins are encoded in a genomic region of Zea mays cultivar B73 chromosome 9, Zm-B73-REFERENCE-NAM-5.0, whole genome shotgun sequence:
- the LOC109939243 gene encoding early nodulin-93 translates to MSTVSRASLDQKLALAKRCSREATLAGAKAAAVATIASAIPTLASVRMLPWAKANINPTGQALIVSTVAGMAYFIAADKKILSLARRHSFEEAPEHLKNTSFQGTGRPHPAFFRP, encoded by the exons ATGTCGACGGTGAGCCGTGCATCCCTTGACCAGAAGCTTGCCCTCGCCAAGCGCTGCTCCCGAG AGGCGACTCTTGCCGGAGCTAAGGCGGCAGCAGTGGCGACTATCGCCTCCGCGATTCCCACC CTCGCGAGCGTGCGGATGCTGCCGTGGGCCAAGGCCAACATCAACCCCACCGGCCAGGCGCTCATCGTCTCCACGGTGGCCGGGATGGCCTACTTCATCGCCGCCGACAAGAAGATCCTGTCGCTGGCGAGGCGCCACTCGTTCGAGGAAGCTCCGGAGCACCTCAAGAACACCTCCTTCCAGGGCACCGGACGCCCCCACCCGGCTTTCTTCAGGCCATGA